A stretch of DNA from Pseudopipra pipra isolate bDixPip1 chromosome 1, bDixPip1.hap1, whole genome shotgun sequence:
TTGGTGAGTTAATCAGCGGCACAACCCTACTGAAACGCCCCGATAGTTCACTCCTCGCCTCGCGCTCTTCCATTCCCATGAGCGCGAAGCCCACGGAACTGTACATATATACAACACTGCACTccgtgctgctgctgaagccgGCGGCGCTGCAGCGTCCCCCGCCACCGCGGCAGGGCCACcgcacccgccccgccggccccgcgcacGGGGCCGGGCTCAGCACGGAGCCGGGCTCAGCACGGAGTCGGGCTCAGCACGGAGCGGGCAGTGGAGAGGCACCCCCGGCCCCACGGCGGGTCCGCAGCGCTcccgcccgccggggccgccccgccggggGCGGGCGAGGGGCGGCACCGCCGTGCGCGTTGAGCTCAGCGCGTCGCGGAAACCGACGGCCCGGGCACCGCCTCCCTCCacgggcagccccagccccggccccggccccggccctggccccgcgccgccccgccccgccccggcggcACCGCCCCCTCCGTTCCCACTCACACACTCTCCGATACAGGCACACACGGACTAAGGCGCTTCCTGCGCGGCGCCGGACACGGGCGGGTGGAGCGGCGCCGCTTCCTCCCGCCGACTCGCAGGTACCGGGGGTGGgtgcgcggcggggcgggcggcgccgaGGGGCCCGGCGGTGGCGGCGTCCCCCGGCTCGGGCCTCCGCCGGCGGCCGCCGCCCTGAGCGTGGCGGCGGGTGAGGGGTGGAGCGGAGCCTCCGAGCCGGAGCCGCCTCTGGGCGGGGGCCCGAGCCCGGGTGGGAGAGGGCCCGGGAGCCGCGGCCCGGGGGTGTCCCGGCGGCCAGGGGGAAGTCGGCGGCGTCCCCCGCTGGTCCGCACATTGCTGGAGGGTGAAGTCATCGTGCCCATTGTCTCCCCCCGGGCGGAGCGAGCGGCCCGCGTCGGAGGAGGGGGGCACAgccggccccggggctgggggagccgcGGAGCCGCGGGTGGGTCCCGCTCGGCCCAGGCGGGCTGTGCGGGGAGGAGCTGCCGCCCGGGtgggccgcggggccgctcggCCGGtgccgcgctcccgccgcccggCAGCGGCAGCGGATCGGGGCCCTGGGAACTCCGGCACTTGGACTTGCGGGGCACGAGGAGAGCTGGGCACGGCGAGAGCGGTGCGAGCGGCTCCCGCGCCTGCAACGCACCCCGGGGGCAGCGTTCGCACCCGCCCCCTAGAGAGTTCCGAGGTGACCTCTCCGGAGTCTGTTGCCCACCCCGGATCCGGAGGATCGGAAGAGTGGAGGAGTTTGCAGTGGCCAGGGACACTGCGTCTCGGCTGTGAAGTCGGTGGGGGACCAGCAGTGGTGATAGCCAGCACCCTTGCCGAGTGTTTTCCTTGCACTGGTCCTTCTGCAAAGCTGGGAGTTTTCCACCTGGTAGTGTGCTATTCACAACACCTACTGCAGGCGCACCTTGGGAAGATAGGGAAGATTTGGTAGCAAACTGAAAGCTAGCGTGCATATATAAGTGAGCTGTATGTGagtccttcccttcctcctcttgcTCCAGTGCTGTCTCTTGACAGAAAGAAATGGGGCTTTGCCAAAGGGGTGGTAGTGGAGTTACAGGCATATGCCAAAGGGAAAGTAATAGAACgctgttattgctgagcagagaaatCAAAATTTGAAGCCTTCACATCCTTGTGGTCGCTTATTGTATATGTGCCTGTGTTTCTCTGTTAGGAGCACAAGAAATCTTGTTTCTGTTAAAATACTGTAGTTTTATCTTTTGGTGCTGATTAGTACTTTATCTCAATTGTCATGAAgaacaacaattttttttaaaaagcagagagcCGTTTGGGAGATGGCTCTTCCAGGGTTTAATTGTGTAGACAAAAtgaataataaattaatttttttaaaattattttttttccttcagtgtttgggtttttttatagttAGGCTTTTTTTTGTCAGCCAAAGAACCATATTTCAGTATCTGATGAAGTGTTTTTTAATAAGTTAATCGGAAAAGAAAGTTTTCAGTTTAATATCCAGGTCAAACTGAAGTATAAATTCTGAATTGCCCAGCTAACAGAATTCACTTGCGTGCTTAGAAATGACAGCTGTGTAACATTACTTTACAGTTTCCAAAATCTTACCATTATTTAACTGTAAACATTTAAATACTTAAAGCTTTCATAAAGCTGACAaagcacttttttatttttaattgcatgtGAACTAGGCCTTTTTGGTCCAGAAAATGAAAGTTTCACTTTTGCATAATGACAATAATGCTAATCTTAAAAAAGAGTTCGGTAAAAGGCTTACATATGTGTAACTCTTCTGTGTGCATATTTCTTGAAGTATGCCAGAGTTTCAGCTGTATTTTATACAATTCAGTGTTTGTAAAATGCTGAATTCTAGCTGTTATGTTTGTTGTCAGCTATTATTGAGTTTGTGGACATCAGGGCATCATTTCTAAAGAAGGAGTTGAAATGTGTGGTTTTCTTCTCTCCACTTCCCCTTCAGTCTGTCAGACAAATGACACATCCCTTATGCAGAGCAATCATCAGATTTTGATTAATTATGCTAGTTGAGGCTCACAAGGAAAGAAGATGCTTGGCAGATGTGTTTGTTTACCTTTGTAGCATGTACAAATTCTGGTCTCTCCATTAGTAAATGAATCATTAAAGCTCCCTTAGCTGTGGGATCCCCAGTTAGCATTAATATATGCATTAGGAAAAGTTGTTTTATGTGAATATTATCAAGCTTTGAAAGAACACAAGCTCTTGAATTCTTTTGACTGTTGGGTAGAGTCTTTTGTGGTGGAAAATGTGtatgctttttccccccctattCTTAATTAACAGCATTTATCGACTGTTCCCCATGAGAAGAACTTCAGACTGAGTTTATtcaggttttttcctgtttgcttgTGCCTCTTTGATCCTTTACTTAGTCTTACTAAAGTATTTCTTGCAAAgatccaacacacacacacacacacaccaccttccttccttccttccagggTGACAAAGTAGCATGCCCAAGTCTTCTCACAGGACTTCTGAATCCTAGTTTGGAAGTGCTAAGAAAGATCTTTGAACTCAGAAGTACAATTATGCTGTTCTGAACCACTGTTCTCTGATGGCCTTTGGCCAAGCTTGTAGTCTCCATTGCGGGGTCAGTTTACTCTGGCCCATGGTCAGACATCTACCTTAGCtttgtgatttgttttctgaattgtATGTAAACACCATGTACCGGCCTAGTAGAATAAATTTTAATACCTGACTAGAGTTGGTGGATATGTGTTTTAGGCTCTGCTCTATGATTTCTGGTTTGTAGCTGAGTTGATTCTTTCTTAGGGTCAGCAAAAGCTCTTTGGAGCATTAATAGAGGTATTAATTCTAATACTGTTTTATCCATAAAGAAGTTTGATTTCAGGTTTTTCTCTTGTGTTTATCTTAGCTCTGTTTCCATTTGTGCCTTCTGTGTTAACTCATGGAAGATATGTGGTTGACTGAATCAGTGTACCTAACACTGCTTGAAAATACTGGGAGTGGTGTTGGATCTTATTGCTAAAAGCATGTGAATTGGTTCTGAAAGTAGACTTCTACCAAGAAGGTAAAAAGTTACATCGAGTCTTAGAGAACTGATTGTTTTTATTAGTGTTGCAGTGCACagtattttttccctgtaggaGAATATGGAAGAGGCCTTATCAGTAAGTCTTAAAATGTTTGGGAGTTTTCTTAGTGTTCCTGTTTTTTCCAAGAGGagacttctttttatttctgagtcTCTGAAGTGGAAGTTTTATCCCTGACTTAGTATAATTTTAGTTCATTTCAAGTAGTTTGTCTTCTAAATTCTCAATGAAATAATCTCTAAGGAAAAACATACCTTTTTGTGTTGTATATAGATTACATTTCAGATATTGTGTGTTCTGCTTTAACTTAGAAAGAAATATAAGTCCAAATAAACCACTGTCAGTTTGAACTTAAGAGCAGAGTCTTCCCTCTTAATTATTCACTTGAAGGATTACTTCAGAAAATTCCTTCAGGCactcttttaatttattttatttcttagtgCTTTGTGATAATAAATAGATATTTAGTCTATTGTCTATTGCTCTTATTTATGGATTGACAGATTTCTTTCAAACTTCTATAAAGTAATGTTCACCTCATTATCACAGATTTTCTTGTAAGTTTATTTTTTAGCTGATGAAAAGAGACTTTGTGGAAGAGCCTTTGCTCATTGTGAGTCATAAGGTGGCTTATTCTTTTCTTCAGTGATCTTGGTTGTTTCATATACATTTCTGGCAATTATCAGACACTGCATAACTGTTTTACTTTGGTTTTGATTGCTGGTCTTTTTTTCTGGCATGGGttgcttgatttttttattttcttttctcttactACAAGTAATGACTCAAGGATCCAAAACAAAGCAGTGGGTATCTAAAAAGACATTGTATAGTACTGGGATACTACAGGGCTCTACTAGAAGTTTTCTTCCTGTTGTAAGCATGTCTTATACCAGCTTTAGGACAGTCTTTGAGTTTTTCGAAGTAGAATTCTTAGAAGGAAGAAAACCCTATAGCTGAGTTGTGAGATGTCATTTGTGATACCACCCTTAGGTCAGGGCAAGTGAGGAAGGCTTTGACTGTTCTCCTTTACCTTCACTGAAGTTGTAGCATACTCCTTAGAAGAATTAACCCTACCTTGGGATTTATTCATGGAATAAGAAAAAGTAGGTGTACTTTCATTTTAGGCTACTTTTTTGTAATGGAAAGATTACTGTAGACTTTTCCACTCTTAAACTGTGGGTTGAAGTCAGTCACCTGCTGGGCAACTGTCAGCATCCTGTTGGACAGGTAGCCAAGCACTGTAATTGCCATTTGCAAGATGAGAATAGccatagactttttttttttttttctgaagggtGAATTTCCAAATGTTCGTTTTGCATCTAGACTGATTGTACCAGACTGGAAAGCTGATATAAGAGTTGCTTTAATCTAAAGCAACTTAGTAAAATGACCTCATGAAACAAGCCTGAAGTTTCATATATACAGGTGTTTCCTCAGGCATTAAAACTTCCTCTCTTTAGAGTCCAGCATATCCCCTAATGATGTCTTCAGCAAGACATTTGAAGGGCATCTTGCAGAAATAAATGGTTGTACCAATTCAGTTTGGTATAGTCACTTGTTTTTGCTTCCTAAGTAGAGCACAACTCTGTTAATGCAAGTATCCTGTTATTGTTCAGCACAAACTGTCATTGTGGGACTATGTCAGTTCTGTTCTGCTTCCATTTATAGTTGAGGCAAATTACTgttaaacaaacatttttccaTAGGTCCTTGAGCTGCTCCCATAAGGCAGATTAGAGCTCTTACTCTAAATTGGAGCCCCTGGCTGTCCCCTTAAGTTGTTCCATTTAGTGAATGAAGAACTGCTTCAGCAAGAGGACTAACTCTGGGGAAATTGTGTGCAGTAAGAATCATGTTGCTTTGTTCTCATTGTGTTTCCCTCATGCTGCATATccttaataaataaaaataacgCTTTTAAGTTTCTTGGTTAATGATCAGATTTTTCGCATAAAACCAAACTCTGTGAGCTACATCAAGTAATCAAGTTCTATTTTTACCCTAAAATGCTTAATCTGTCAGACAGTTCCAGCTGTAGTCTTTAGTGCACTGTGCAAGACTTCTGGTGAGACAAATTTACCTCACACATGTTTTCAAGAAAGGGTTTTTAGGGAGTGCAGAATGGTCTTGCACTTTGGGGAACCTGCTGAACAGTGGAGGTTCAGGTGGGACTGAAGGTTTTAGTTGAGGCATGGGGCTTTCACAGGGCTGCTTGGCTAGTGTTTGGATATGATGACATTGCAGCAGTAGTGCTTCTGtgccttgtttttatttttaagtatttatataaaatagacTTCTTAACTGCTCTTAGACAAATAAGAGTCTTTCTTACCACCATAATGGTTGCATTCCAGAGGAAAGGACTTGGTGTTGCCATGCCTAAATGCGTCATTCATccatttcctttgctgaaagtcCATGGTCCTCAGAATTTACTGTATATTTCTGTGAaactggagaaggggagggacGTTTTGCCAGATCTTCTGCAGTATTGTCATTCAGAACTCAATCTTGAGAAGAAACAtctatactttttttaaaggaaataaagggCTTGTGTTCTGTTGAAAAGAGAGAGTTGATGAATACTTTGCCTATTTATGACCTGAAAATTGGGGACTATATGCCAAGCCCATGTTCAGTGTTGTAGCTCTTCCTTGTATCAAGATCTAATTGTACCTTGACAGTAAATGTTTAGTAAGTATTAATTGAACACTTGTACAGAGACTGTATATACTAAGTGGAGATGCTGAGTTGCAACATATTGTTTGGCTTGGCTTCTTCATATCAAAATGCTTTATGTAGGGAGCTTCCAGGTGTCCCTCAGATATCTGATAGTGGAAGAAGATTTGTATGGGAATAAATAGTGACAGAGACCATCCTACTGGCAAAGATGAAGCCtgataagaaatattttcttctggtcAGCCATTGGGAAGTATCTTACTCCAGGTCTGCCTTTCATGTTTCCATAATAAGCGGTCTAATATGTTGATCAATACAAAGAAATGTGGCTGTAAGGTGAAGTCTGTTCAAGGttgctttattttcagaatGTGTACTGGAAAAATAACTTTCTCAAAGATTCTCCACTGTGTGTCCTGATGGAGGTGCTCTGATTTTGTGTTCTACTATTAAGTCAAATATAAACAGAATAAAGcctttaaaattacttcatttcTTTCCTGGGTTGAAGACCTTGCCTCAGTTTGTTGAGAAAAGCAATTACCTTTTCACTTCCATTTTTACCTGTGAAGCTGTATCTGATACTTACTTTTTGTTTGACTTTGctttttcagaaaaggaagcaaaggTTTCCTTTATATGATACtgctaaaaatacattttgggaGACCAGGAGCCCTTTAACTCAGGATCAAAGATGGAGGTATCAAACTTCGAGCTCCTTTTTAAGCAAAGGGATCTTTATGCTTATAGCCTGTGAAGCCAGGCTGTTGCTTTACTGAAGTTTAAGATTTTGCAGTCAGGATAAGTTTTAATCTGTGGGACAGCATATAGGAGAAACCTGCAAAATTACTGTGCTCATTACTTCTCTTAATTTCACACCACCATGGCTCTAAGCTATCTACATTTGGATTGAGGTGTTTTTGTATCTAATGACCAAAAGTATTGTCCTCTTTAAGTTCTCACATGActaattacttttttccccctcctttctttctttcttccccttcatTTTCCTATTTgctattgcttttttttttccattttatgtgACAGTATGCTTTGTTTGGACTTTGTCTGTGGTGGTTTTGCATAGCTGCAGAAAAGTAGACTTCGCCTTCTGTGACCTGACACCAGGCAGAAATTCAGCCAGGGTAAGAATAGAAGAGAGCTCGTAAACTCAGCACAGGAGTTCTGAGTCTTTCCATTATTAACAATTAAAGATGATTCCAAGATGAATTAGGTAATGGATTAACTAACTCATGAAAAGAGAACAAGGATATACAAAGAGAAAGATCCTGCTTTGCAAGAATTTAGTTTATTAGGATTACATGCTGCCTGCATGTCTGGGAAAGGAAGAACAAGCTTCCCTGCTTCCAGTGTTTAATTTAGTTAGTAGATAAGGTATATGATGTGCCAGATTAATTCAACAGCAAAAGATAAGTTTAGGCTTTGCAAGGAGGTGTTTTTTACTGGAGAACAGGTTAAGAAATAGAAGCATCCTGTTTAgtcctgcccagcagtgctACAGCTTTATCTCTAAAACAGTAAGCAGTGAAAACGGTTTCTTCCTACCTCCTACACCCTGTCCTAATCAACATAATATCGTGGCTGGATCTAGACCAAGAATTGTTGTTTGAGTAAAATATGAAGACAGTgacatggttttgttttcattgttccttttctctgttttgtttctgaggTGTGAGGtactgctgtattttttttttagggctATATAGTCATATCCTTTTTCTTATCTCAAAGGTCATACAATATTACCTTTTGTTTTAAGGGTAACAAATAATTCATAAGTCCCAGTTTCAACCTAAATTATTTCCCACAAGCTGTGGGGATCTTTGCACCTTGTGCCTTTTAAAGCCACTGTGTAGAAAATTACATATGCACAATTAATGTAAAGCCACAGTATGCTGCGTTTGTGGGATAGATTCCCTTAAACCATGTGtaaatttgcttttgtttatctCTGGTggttaaaagtaaaaataatgaagaatgTTGATAATAAAGAATATTTCATATGGTTGATTCCTCCTGAAATTGTGAAAATGCACCTCTAAGTATGCAGAAGAATAGTTTTACTGTGCTAAAAATCATTGAGTGAGAGAATAAATTAGAACTCCAGAAAGGAAGGGGTTGGCAGTACAGTGGACAGAAATGCAACACTTCATGGGAAGCCTTGGTAGATGGATgcttttatctttaaaaaagcaGTGTAGGTAGTGAAACTCTCTGTAAAATGTAGACCTTCTGAAGTTAGAAGTGTTCACCGTTAAAGTTCATCTCTCTGAAATATGTGCTTTGTACAGTGTTACCCACCTTCAGGTCCTAATCTATAGTGACTTTGGAGTATTTGGTGATGaagataaaatctttttttggtGATCTGATTTCC
This window harbors:
- the LOC135406002 gene encoding proline-rich protein 2-like, with protein sequence MHASFQFATKSSLSSQGAPAVGVVNSTLPGGKLPALQKDQCKENTRQGCWLSPLLVPHRLHSRDAVSLATANSSTLPILRIRGGQQTPERSPRNSLGGGCERCPRGALQAREPLAPLSPCPALLVPRKSKCRSSQGPDPLPLPGGGSAAPAERPRGPPGRQLLPAQPAWAERDPPAAPRLPQPRGRLCPPPPTRAARSARGETMGTMTSPSSNVRTSGGRRRLPPGRRDTPGPRLPGPLPPGLGPPPRGGSGSEAPLHPSPAATLRAAAAGGGPSRGTPPPPGPSAPPAPPRTHPRYLRVGGRKRRRSTRPCPAPRRKRLSPCVPVSESV